CGATGATAACCACCGGCGTCCGGGCGAGCCGGCCAGCTTCCGGGCCGCCGTTGACGCCGAGGGTCCAGTAAAAAACATCCAGGGCCGACTCCTCCGCCGGGGCGGACGGCCCGGATCCATTGACAGGGACCAGTATCCTCTTGGCCTTCAGCGCCGACACAAGCCGGTTAACCGCATCGGCGTCGGCGGGCGGAAAGAGGGCCGCCAGTTCCGCCGCCGTTATACCTTCCGGATCCAGCGCGGCGGTCATCAAGCGGCGCGCCGCTTCAGCGGCCTGCTCCCCCTGGGCCACAAAGCTTGTAGCCCCGCGAGAGATGATAACGCCCCCATCCACCGGGGTCAGTTGTGTGGGCAGGCAACGCAACCGCCGCCCGCCATCGTTTTGGCCGGTCATGGTTTATTCATCCTTTCCGGGCGACCACTCGCGTGGAGCCCCACAATTCGTAATAGGCGCGCATGAACGCCTCCTTCGGCATCGCCGTGGCTGTCACCGGATGTTGCAGATCGAAAAGTTCCCAATTGGGCCGGCCACCACTAACAGTTTCAGTTATCGCGGAAAAGTCGGTGAGCAGGTCTGAACCGGGTAACGGGGTGAGGACGCTGAAGATCGGGTTTTCTATGTTATGGCGCTGGATGTACCGGGCCAGCCGTTTAAAATCCTTGGGCTGGTAATCGGTCCCTACGATGAACAACGGAAATATTTCCACCCCGATCCTTCGGGCCACCATGAACGCCTCTTCCACCTGGGAAGGCTTGATCCGTTTATTAAAACCGTCCAACTCCTTTTCGGTCACCGCTTCCACCCCCATGGAAACCCCCACCAGCCCCGCATCGCGCCATTTGGCGACAAGCTCCGGGTGGCGGGTCATCGTGTCCGCCCGGCAATATGACATTATCTTCTTTTTGATCCCGGCGGCGATGACGGCGTCGGCGAGCCGCTCCATTCTTTTACGGTCTGTGAAGGGCTCGTCGTCGGTGAAAAAAACATACTCTTCCTGTATGCCGCCCAGTTCTTCCACGACACTGTCGATATCGCGGGCCATATAGGCGCCGTCCATAAGCTTCCATAGAGCGCAGAAGTTGCACCTGAACGCGCATCCAACCGAGGTGGCCATGAGCGCCACCGACTCGAAAGCGCCCATCCGGTAACAGCCTCGGTCCGCTGGATTCATGTCCCTGGCGGGGAGGGGGAGCAGGTCTGGCGCGCGGGATGGCAATTTGTGGCCGTTGACTGGTGTGAACAACCCGTCCATCCCCTTCCGGATCGCCCCCTCTGCGCCGCTGGCAGGATCGCTATCGCCCATCGCCAAACGCTTTAGTGTTCCTGCGAACTGGCGGACTCCTTCGCCTCTAAAAATCATGTCCACCGATGGATGCATGAAATCTTCTGGAGCCACAGTTGCGTGGTGTCCGCCTACGGCTGTCAAACAGCCTGGCCGGAGCCGCTTGACCGTATCGCATACCTCCCGGGCCCTGTAAACATGCATGGAGTAACCTGTTGTCCCCACCACGTCTGGCTCGAATTCAATGATTGCGGATTCCAGACGGTCTGGCCAGAGACGCAAGTCGAGAATACGGGGTATGTGGTCGTCTTGTTTGCAGGCGGCGGCCACATATTCTAATCCCAGCGGCTCACAACGCCATTGGAACGGATTGGGATGCCCCTCAGGATCCGGAGGGTGAACCATTAAAACCTTGAGTTGACGCATTCAGGCATACCTCGACCGGCGAAAGGGAACCACGGCGCCGTACGCCGGGCGCACTCCGGGGAAGAGCGCGCAATACGGACTGTCTGGTACGCGCCCTTCAGCCCCCCCTTCGCTCAAACCTTCCGTTACTGCTGTTCGTTAACGGGATCCGCCTGGGCGGCGGCGGTGCAACAACAGCATGGCGCGGTGCTACAACAACAACATGCTACTGTGTCCATGACGGATGGGTCGTATCCTCCCGTTCGGGCCATGCGCGACCCGCTTGCGCCGTTGGTACCGTAGTAATTGTCGAACGCGCTCTCTATTGATTCCAGATCGGCCACCGAAAGCGACTGGTAAATTGCGCTCCCGCCAAGCAAAGACGCGGTCTTGTACCTGTCGGACTCGCGAAGGTTGAGCAGGTCGCTTTTCGTCAACTGGGCGGCCGTTGCTGTAAGCAACGAGGCGCTGGCCGTGTCCATAAGGTCGCTTATGGCGGTAGAATCTGGCAACGTACCGCCGCCAGAGGCGGTCGTACTGCTGTCTGAACTTGAACAGGCGGCTCCAGCCGCCGCCCCCACCGCGATGGCCGCGGCGGTCTTCACGAAACCGGGATTTACGGTTTCACTCGTATCTTTCGTTTGATCGGACATTCCAGCCTCCTTGACCTGACCATCCTGACGTGACCCAGTCACCGGACGGACGGGGATTGTCAATCGCGCGCCGAATCGGCCTGGGCGGCGGCGGTGCAACAACAGCACGGCGCTGTGCTACAACAGCAACACGCGGTTGTGTCCATTACGGACGGGTCGTATCCGCCGGAACGGGCCATTCGGGCGCTGGATGAGCCGGGATAGGTGCCGTTTTGCATGTCAAAGGCTTCTTCGATGGATTGAAGATCCGCCACAGTCAGTTGCATGTGCGCCCCCGTAAGCAGGGAAGCGGTTTTATATTCGTCTGCCTGCCGCAGATTCAGAAGATCGGCTTTAGTAAGGGCGGCGGCGGTTGCGGTAAGCACTGAGGCGTTGGCGGCGTCCAGCAGGCTGGTAATGGGAGTGGAGTCCGGCAACGAGCCGCCACCGGAGGCGGTTTGCGCCAGAGCGGGCCTGCTGGAGCCTTCAGTGGCAAGCCCCGCTATCGCCCCCAGAGTTGTAACCGCGGCGGTTTTTATAAAATCGCGGCGACCGAAAGTTTTCCCCTCTTCATCTTTATTAGACATCCCCCTTCTCCTTATATGTATAGGATAGAAACCCTACCATTCGGCGCAGGACGATACGGCATGCCCTGATCATTGCGGTAAATTTATACAATATTAAATATATTGTCAATTATTAAAAATTTATTTTACGTGAAGGCTGGTGAGGTGGCGGAAAGTGGGGCCTAACTCATGAAACTATTTCGCCAATTCATTCTCATTTCATTTTTCAAACACCTGGGAAGCCTAATGCAATTCACGTTTGAAAATATGAACTATAACCAGCGGGAATCCATTCCCCATCCGCTTTTACGCGCTGTATTGACAGCCTCTAATGGTAGCTACTATCATCTTACGCACGGCATACCCCTGGAAAAAGAGGCGAAATTACCGCTATTACGAATTCATGATTTCACTGGCTAGATTTTAGGCGGGCTAGGAGAACCAACGCGCATAACTTTAAGGGACCGTTCTGGCGGAGAGAGAGGGATTCGAACCCTCGGTAAGGTTTTACCCCTACACACACTTAGCAGGCGTGCACCTTCGGCCAACTCGGTCATCTCTCCGGCGCGAACTCGGGATTATAGCACAACACCGGGCCTGGCAGTATATAATGGCCCGGTTTTTCATACAGTCAATAAATCAAAGGTAAAAATGAGCGACCAGTTGACCGGAAAGCCCATATCCGCCTCCCGCACGGTGATGAGCCAGCTTATGATGCCAAACGACGCCAACATGGCCGGATTCGTCCACGGCGGCGTTCTTCTATCCATCGCCGACAAGGTGGCGTATGTTTGCGCCTGCAGGCATTCGGGCAAATACTGCGTCACCGCGTCGGTGGACGAGGTGCATTTCCGCACGCCCGTCCATGTGGGGTCACTTGTATCCTTCCACGCCTCGGTGAACTGGGTGGGCAGGACTTCCATTGAGATAGGCATCCGCATCACCAGCGAGGAGATGACCACCGGCAATGTGGTCCACAGCAATTCCTGCTACTTCACCATGGTGGCGGTGGACGAAAACGGCAAACCATCGCCGGTGCCCGCGCTGATACTGGAGACCGGCGATGACAAACGGCGTAACGAACAGGCGAGAAAAAGAAGGGAATTGCGGTTACAGCACCGGGGGTGAGATTGTTCCGTGGTTGGCGCGACCTTAAGAACCGTGGTCAGCGACCACGGGGAAGCGTAAGCAAGACCAATGCACATTTAATATCATCCAGGTAATTATTTACACCCCCTCCCCCTCCGCGTCCGCGCCGTCCAGTCCCAGGGCGTAAACCATGCTATGGATCTCCACGGCAAACCAGTCCTTGAACATTTTCAGCGTGCGGTCTTTCGGCCAGTCCGATTCCTCTTCCCACCAGCCCGCAAGCTCCAACTCGAATATGATTTCGTAATCACCATAAACATGGTCCAGCGCGTCGTTCATGGAGTCGTATGATGGGATGATAAATGTCATGCAGTCTTCGCCCAACTGGGCCAGCGTAACACCCTTGACCGGATCGGGAAGCGCCTCCAGCCAGTCTAAAAACGGCTTCCTGGGTTTCACCACGGCCACCATGCCATCCACTACCCGCATACTATTCTCTCCTTAAAGCGTCCACGGGATTCAACTTGGAGGCTTTCCACGCAGGATACCATCCGAAGAAAATCCCCACGAACAACGCCACCGAGTAAGCCAATATAACTGATTGGGGCGACACATAAGTCTCCCATTGCGAAAACCGGCCGATCATGTGGGACACCCCGTAACCAAACAGGACGCCTATCACGCCCCCCACGCCGGACAATGTGGTGGACTCCACCAAAAACTGTTTGAGTATGTCGCTCCTGCGGGCCCCGATGGCCTTTCGAAGGCCTATTTCCCGGGTGCGCTCGGTAACCGTAACCAGCATGATGTTCATAATGCCGATGCCGCCGACCAATAGCGATATGGCCGCCGTGCCGCCCAGCAAATAGGTGAAGGTGCGGGTGATCTCCTCCATGGATTTTATGATTTCAAGCTGGCTACGCACATGGAAATCGTTTTCCTCACCCTCCATGAGGTGATGGCTTTTACGGAGAAGTTTCACCACATGGTCCATCACGTAGTCCATATCCTTTTCGTCCTGCACCTCTATGGCGATCTCGTTTATATACCGCACCCCCACCAGCCGCCGCTGGAAGGCGCTTATGGGGATCAATACCTGGTCGTCGGCGTTGTACCACCCCATCTCCCCTTTCTCCGCCATAATGGCCACAACCTGGAAGTTGACGCCGTTTATCTTCACCATGTTCCCTATGGCGGGCAGGCCGCTGAAAAGTTTATCGGCCACTTCACTGCCCAGGGCCACAACGCGCCGCGCCCCGGCCACGTCCTGAGCCGTTATGAACCGGCCGTCCCCCACGGCGAACCCCCGCGCCTCCAGGTATTCCGGCGTCACGCCGATTATGTTGGTGGCGGTGTTTCGGGCGAAATATTTTATCTGCGCGTTCTGGTACACCGACGGGGCCACGTAGCGTATGCCGGCCACATGTTTTTTCACAAGCTCGGCGTCGTCCAGCGTCAGGGTTTGGGCGGGCGCCCGGCGCACATGTCCCCGCTCCAGAAGGCCGGGCCGCACGATTAACAGGTTTGTTCCAAGGTTTTTTATCTTGCCCACCACGTCCCGCTTGGCGCCTTCGCCCAGGGACACCATCGCCACAACCGACGCCACGCCAATGATGACCCCCAGCATGGTGAGCAACGACCTTGTGAGCGCTCCGCGAATCTCCCGCAGGGCGACTTTAATGATAATCTTCAGCATATTCCCGCTGATTTCATGGCGATCCTGGCGGCGCCCAAAATGCCCGCGTCATCGCCCAACGCGGCTTTGGTTATTTTCAATTTTGTCTCGTTGAGGGTGTAGGCCATTTTTAAAGCTTCACGCCGCATGCCCGGCTCTATAAATGCCAGGGCCTCTGCCATTCCGCCGCCTATAACCACATTGGCCACGTCCAGCGTGAGCGCCACGGCTGATAATATCCGGCCAAGACACGCGCCAGCCTCGTCGAAGATTTCGCGGCACAGCGGGTCGCCCTCCCCGGCGCCACGGGCTAAAAGCCTGGCGTCCACTTTCCCCACGAAATCTCCGGCGGCGGTCCGGATCCAGATGGCGTCGTTCTCGTAAAACCTTTCGTGCGCGGTTTTCATCACGCCGCTGGCCGAGGCGTAAGCTTCAACGCAACCGTCCCGTCCACATCCGCAAACTCTACCGGGCTTGCCCGAAGGCAGATGCCCCAGCTCCCCCGCCATGCCGGACGAGCCATGCCACACCTGCCTATTGAGGACTATCGCCCCGCCAACCCCGGTGCCAAGGGTGAGCATCGAAAAGTTTTCCCATTCAGCGGCGGCGCCTATCCACCCTTCGCCTGCGGCGGCGGCGTTTGCGTCGTTCTCAAGATACGCTGGAACAGCCACCATGGCGCTTAAATCTTCCGCCACTTTCGCGTTTATCCAGCCCGGCAGGTTCGGGGAGTATGTAACCACCCCCCGTTTAAAATCTATGGCACCGGGCACGGCCAGGCCAATGGCCACAGGCGCGAAGCCGGAAACGCCCATCACGGTTTTCACGGATTCGGCTATCCGTTCAATAACGGAGCGGTACCCATCCTGCGCGCCGGTAGGGCGTTTATCCCGCGCCAGCGTACTCCCTTCCGCCGACACAATGGCGGAGCGGATATTGGTCCCGCCCAGGTCCACCCCTATAACAAGCCTACGGTTTCCCATCATTTTTCCACGCCGGATTATAATTAAGCCATGCATTCCAGCCGACTCTGATATAGAATATACACTTTTTGGCTGAATTCGGACATGGAACGGATAGAAGGTTTCTTAATTATAGACAAGCCGCAGGGCATTACCTCCGCCGACGTGGTGCGGGTGGTGAAAAAAGCCCTGAAGGTTAAAAAGGTGGGTTACATCGGCACGCTGGACCCTATCGCCACCGGGGTATTGCCCGTGGGCATAGGCAGGGCCACAAAGGTGTTCCCGTTCCTGGAAAAGATGGACAAGGTGTACGAAGCCACCATGACCTTGGGCTCCGCCACCGACACCCAGGACAGCACCGGCGCAGTTACCAGCCAGGCCGATCCTTCGGGCATAACCGATGAGATGGTGAAAGAGGCCATGGCCGGGTTTACGGGGGAGATCCAGCAAATACCCCCCATGTACTCCGCCAAGAAGATAGACGGCGAAAGACTTTACGACCTGGCCCGGCAAGGCATAACCGTGGAACGCAAACCGGTTACCGCCCACATCAAGGAGCTTTCCTTCATAAGCAAGGAAGGGAACGTGGTAA
This DNA window, taken from Nitrospinota bacterium, encodes the following:
- a CDS encoding acyl-CoA thioesterase, coding for MSDQLTGKPISASRTVMSQLMMPNDANMAGFVHGGVLLSIADKVAYVCACRHSGKYCVTASVDEVHFRTPVHVGSLVSFHASVNWVGRTSIEIGIRITSEEMTTGNVVHSNSCYFTMVAVDENGKPSPVPALILETGDDKRRNEQARKRRELRLQHRG
- a CDS encoding cobalamin B12-binding domain-containing protein, with protein sequence MRQLKVLMVHPPDPEGHPNPFQWRCEPLGLEYVAAACKQDDHIPRILDLRLWPDRLESAIIEFEPDVVGTTGYSMHVYRAREVCDTVKRLRPGCLTAVGGHHATVAPEDFMHPSVDMIFRGEGVRQFAGTLKRLAMGDSDPASGAEGAIRKGMDGLFTPVNGHKLPSRAPDLLPLPARDMNPADRGCYRMGAFESVALMATSVGCAFRCNFCALWKLMDGAYMARDIDSVVEELGGIQEEYVFFTDDEPFTDRKRMERLADAVIAAGIKKKIMSYCRADTMTRHPELVAKWRDAGLVGVSMGVEAVTEKELDGFNKRIKPSQVEEAFMVARRIGVEIFPLFIVGTDYQPKDFKRLARYIQRHNIENPIFSVLTPLPGSDLLTDFSAITETVSGGRPNWELFDLQHPVTATAMPKEAFMRAYYELWGSTRVVARKG
- a CDS encoding twin-arginine translocation signal domain-containing protein is translated as MSNKDEEGKTFGRRDFIKTAAVTTLGAIAGLATEGSSRPALAQTASGGGSLPDSTPITSLLDAANASVLTATAAALTKADLLNLRQADEYKTASLLTGAHMQLTVADLQSIEEAFDMQNGTYPGSSSARMARSGGYDPSVMDTTACCCCSTAPCCCCTAAAQADSARD
- a CDS encoding ROK family protein produces the protein MMGNRRLVIGVDLGGTNIRSAIVSAEGSTLARDKRPTGAQDGYRSVIERIAESVKTVMGVSGFAPVAIGLAVPGAIDFKRGVVTYSPNLPGWINAKVAEDLSAMVAVPAYLENDANAAAAGEGWIGAAAEWENFSMLTLGTGVGGAIVLNRQVWHGSSGMAGELGHLPSGKPGRVCGCGRDGCVEAYASASGVMKTAHERFYENDAIWIRTAAGDFVGKVDARLLARGAGEGDPLCREIFDEAGACLGRILSAVALTLDVANVVIGGGMAEALAFIEPGMRREALKMAYTLNETKLKITKAALGDDAGILGAARIAMKSAGIC
- the truB gene encoding tRNA pseudouridine(55) synthase TruB; this encodes MERIEGFLIIDKPQGITSADVVRVVKKALKVKKVGYIGTLDPIATGVLPVGIGRATKVFPFLEKMDKVYEATMTLGSATDTQDSTGAVTSQADPSGITDEMVKEAMAGFTGEIQQIPPMYSAKKIDGERLYDLARQGITVERKPVTAHIKELSFISKEGNVVRFTAKVSTGSYIRTLCNDIGEKLGVYAHLSGLIRAATGHFTLENSIPLDELKEGGFEKAQERILSLSDGLSNLSKAVVIAHAVDRLRNGMPVSVSEVATYEDAPGTGYVRIVNKTGELMAIGMKTGIPMAGFPFTTIQPKKVLL
- a CDS encoding ABC transporter permease, producing the protein MLKIIIKVALREIRGALTRSLLTMLGVIIGVASVVAMVSLGEGAKRDVVGKIKNLGTNLLIVRPGLLERGHVRRAPAQTLTLDDAELVKKHVAGIRYVAPSVYQNAQIKYFARNTATNIIGVTPEYLEARGFAVGDGRFITAQDVAGARRVVALGSEVADKLFSGLPAIGNMVKINGVNFQVVAIMAEKGEMGWYNADDQVLIPISAFQRRLVGVRYINEIAIEVQDEKDMDYVMDHVVKLLRKSHHLMEGEENDFHVRSQLEIIKSMEEITRTFTYLLGGTAAISLLVGGIGIMNIMLVTVTERTREIGLRKAIGARRSDILKQFLVESTTLSGVGGVIGVLFGYGVSHMIGRFSQWETYVSPQSVILAYSVALFVGIFFGWYPAWKASKLNPVDALRRE